From the genome of Jannaschia sp. S6380:
ACGGCTTCGAGCGTATGCGCGAAATCCTCCCGATCGGTGAAACCCGCAACCTCCACGGCCCGTGTCGCGAGGATCAGGCGATCCGGCCCGGCCGAGAGCCCCGCCCGCCGCAATGCCGCCGCGAAATGCGCGATGTTACCCGCCAACTTGGGGTTCTGCGGCAGATCGAGGGGGGGCTGCGCCATGGCCGTCGATCCGGGGGGCTAACCCCCCGGACCCCCCAAGGTATTTGCCGCCAGAGGAAGGAGCTTCATGTCGCCAACTCCGCCCGGACCTCATCGAGGATGCGCTTGGCCGACGATCCCTGAAGCTTCTGGATGTCGTCCTGATATTTGAGAAGCGCGCCCAGCGTGTCGGCAATGACCGCGGGCGACAGCTCGATCATGTCCAGCGCGAGCAGGCACTTGGCCCAGTCGATCGTCTCGGCCACGCCGGGTCGCTTGAACAGATCCTCGCTCCGCAGTCGCTGGACAAAGGCCACGACTTCGCAGCTCAGGCTTTCGGCGGCCTCGGGCGCGCGGGCGGCGAGGATCTGCATCTCGCGGGCGTGATCGGGATAGTCGACCCAGTGATAGAGGCAGCGGCGCTTCAGCGCGTCATGCACTTCGCGCGTGCGGTTCGACGTCAGGATCACGATCGGCGGGGCGGGCGCGGTGACGGTTCCCGTTTCGGGGATGGTGACCTGATAGTCGCTCAGCGCCTCCAGCAGGAACGCCTCGAACGGCGCGTCGGTGCGGTCGATCTCGTCGATCAGCAGGACGGGCGGGCCGGCATCGTCGGGACGCATCGCCTGCAACAGCGGGCGCGCGATCAGGAAGTCGTCGCCGAACAGGTCGGGCGGTGCCTTTCCGATCGCTTCGGCCTGACGGATGGCGACCATCTGAGCGGCGAAGTTCCATTCATAGACGGCACTCGCGGCATCGAGGCCCTCGTAGCATTGAAGCCGGATCAGACGCCGCCCGAGACTGGCCGCCACGGCCTTGGCGATTTCCGTCTTGCCGGTGCCGGCCTCGCCTTCGAGGAACAGCGGGCGGTCAAGACGCAGGGCCAGAAACAGGACCGTCGC
Proteins encoded in this window:
- a CDS encoding MoxR family ATPase yields the protein MNSIDEVQAALARQDYICGRALATVLFLALRLDRPLFLEGEAGTGKTEIAKAVAASLGRRLIRLQCYEGLDAASAVYEWNFAAQMVAIRQAEAIGKAPPDLFGDDFLIARPLLQAMRPDDAGPPVLLIDEIDRTDAPFEAFLLEALSDYQVTIPETGTVTAPAPPIVILTSNRTREVHDALKRRCLYHWVDYPDHAREMQILAARAPEAAESLSCEVVAFVQRLRSEDLFKRPGVAETIDWAKCLLALDMIELSPAVIADTLGALLKYQDDIQKLQGSSAKRILDEVRAELAT